One genomic region from Haloterrigena gelatinilytica encodes:
- a CDS encoding Lrp/AsnC family transcriptional regulator translates to MANEEDSSLAESDLDVENDEPFEIDTIDEGVLFALQRDARNATITEISEEVDVSPSTVRNRIDNMEDAGVIEGYEPKLNYEKAGFPLRLFFVCTSDPEERSSVSRNVLSVTGVVQVTEMITNEHNLYIETVSTSTTDLIRLTKELNEYGLTIHSSEIITASYSQPWGHFQPDETH, encoded by the coding sequence ATGGCTAATGAAGAGGACTCCTCCCTGGCAGAGTCGGATCTAGACGTGGAGAACGACGAGCCGTTTGAGATCGACACCATCGATGAAGGCGTCCTATTTGCGCTTCAACGCGATGCCCGTAATGCGACGATCACCGAAATCTCGGAGGAAGTGGACGTCTCACCCAGTACCGTCCGCAACCGGATCGATAACATGGAGGACGCAGGCGTTATCGAAGGCTACGAACCCAAACTCAACTACGAAAAAGCCGGCTTTCCCCTCCGGCTCTTTTTCGTCTGTACGAGTGATCCGGAGGAGCGATCGAGCGTCAGCAGAAATGTTCTCTCCGTAACCGGTGTCGTTCAGGTCACCGAAATGATCACCAACGAACACAATCTCTATATCGAAACGGTTTCGACATCCACGACTGACCTCATCCGACTCACGAAAGAATTGAACGAGTACGGACTCACCATCCACAGTTCCGAAATAATCACCGCAAGCTATAGTCAACCCTGGGGGCACTTCCAGCCCGACGAAACACACTAA
- a CDS encoding cold-shock protein has translation MANGKVDFFNDTGGYGFISTEDADEDVFFHMEGVGGPDLEEGQDVDFDIEQAPKGPRATNVVRN, from the coding sequence ATGGCAAACGGTAAGGTTGATTTCTTCAACGACACTGGCGGCTACGGTTTCATTTCGACTGAGGACGCGGACGAGGACGTTTTCTTCCACATGGAGGGCGTTGGCGGCCCGGATCTCGAAGAAGGACAGGACGTCGATTTCGACATCGAACAGGCCCCCAAGGGCCCGCGTGCGACCAACGTCGTCCGCAACTAA
- a CDS encoding helix-turn-helix domain-containing protein, translated as MVVIADITVPADTFPLGRVLDDYPAVEIELERIVPLREAIVPLFWIAGAESGVIETSLLEHSKTETVEILTTKDDKTLFEVHWSSDINGLIQALIDTQAKILEASGTAETWDFRLRFPSHEQLSSFNMALTDEGIPITLRHIYNPSMPEGESPLSSEQRETLRLAYREGYFEIPRRTTQTRLADDIGISDSALSQRIRRGVNILIEQSLFADDQPET; from the coding sequence ATGGTCGTTATCGCCGATATTACCGTTCCAGCGGACACGTTCCCCTTAGGTCGCGTCTTGGATGACTACCCAGCCGTCGAAATCGAACTCGAACGGATCGTCCCACTCCGGGAAGCCATCGTGCCGCTGTTCTGGATCGCCGGTGCTGAATCGGGAGTAATCGAGACGAGCCTGCTGGAGCACTCCAAGACCGAAACGGTTGAGATTCTCACCACTAAGGACGACAAGACGCTCTTCGAGGTTCACTGGAGTTCGGACATCAACGGGCTTATCCAGGCGCTCATCGACACCCAGGCGAAGATCCTCGAAGCAAGCGGGACCGCCGAGACATGGGACTTCCGACTGCGGTTCCCGTCTCATGAGCAGCTCTCCTCATTCAACATGGCTCTCACTGACGAGGGCATTCCCATCACACTCCGGCACATCTACAACCCTTCGATGCCCGAAGGAGAGTCGCCACTGTCGTCCGAACAGCGCGAGACGCTGCGGTTAGCGTACCGTGAAGGCTACTTCGAGATACCACGGCGAACGACGCAGACCCGACTCGCTGATGACATAGGGATCAGCGACAGTGCGCTCTCTCAACGTATCCGTCGGGGAGTCAATATCCTCATCGAACAATCGCTGTTCGCGGACGATCAGCCAGAGACATAG
- a CDS encoding amphi-Trp domain-containing protein, which produces MPEEVLFKSESSQTREEIASYLHSVAEKLEQGDAVTLKSGSESVTMEPPARPTFEVKAEREGPTDGPGELSIEFELEWDESDSGGDGESGQLEIE; this is translated from the coding sequence ATGCCCGAAGAAGTTCTGTTCAAATCAGAGAGCAGCCAGACCCGAGAAGAAATCGCATCGTATCTTCACAGTGTTGCTGAGAAGCTCGAACAAGGTGATGCGGTCACACTAAAATCGGGTTCCGAATCCGTGACGATGGAACCGCCAGCCCGCCCAACCTTCGAGGTCAAAGCCGAACGCGAAGGGCCGACGGACGGCCCCGGTGAATTGAGTATCGAGTTCGAACTCGAATGGGACGAGAGCGACAGTGGGGGAGACGGTGAGAGCGGACAATTAGAAATTGAGTGA
- a CDS encoding universal stress protein has translation MYDDILVPTDGSESSMAAVDQATAIAEGRATTVHFLHVIDVGTEMSAGASGSIAPQLTETLEEEAESALDDAANRAEEAGISYDRNTREGSPHEVIEAYVAERDIDLVVMGASGRSGLKERLLGSTSDRVIRTVDTSVLLARP, from the coding sequence GTGTACGACGATATTCTAGTGCCGACGGACGGGAGCGAATCGAGTATGGCGGCGGTCGATCAGGCCACCGCGATAGCAGAGGGTAGAGCGACGACAGTGCACTTTCTCCACGTGATAGACGTGGGAACAGAGATGTCTGCAGGCGCGTCCGGGAGCATCGCACCGCAGCTCACGGAGACGCTCGAAGAGGAAGCCGAATCCGCTCTCGACGACGCCGCGAACCGGGCTGAGGAGGCAGGGATCAGCTACGATCGAAACACTCGTGAGGGAAGTCCGCACGAGGTGATCGAGGCGTACGTCGCCGAACGCGATATCGACCTCGTTGTCATGGGGGCGAGCGGTCGGTCCGGGTTGAAAGAACGGCTACTCGGCAGTACGTCCGACCGGGTCATCCGAACGGTAGATACGTCTGTACTATTGGCGCGACCTTGA